The Argopecten irradians isolate NY chromosome 6, Ai_NY, whole genome shotgun sequence genome has a window encoding:
- the LOC138324980 gene encoding bone morphogenetic protein 2-like — protein sequence MALLNYLSLVVITLGVFEEVSSTSVTPRVYPHRPLTQYELDLYEIMRNEDMDPSRRTEERRTADTSLNSRSERRAIQFLSPQFGNFGRRLYFDLTPIPTNAIITRAEVVFSASDSATEIDGITLQDSAVVLHGNSTTSAYKIDVSDALHTETTRGHSNFVVNVQLQQQAHFRFHSHDRRVQRHQPLLAVFENIDTDPFLRTTNYARARRSTENRRNDSSSAPTESGACRLQPWTVDFGEMGLDIIIPTSYEANVCVGSCDTLVDQSTSKCHTYLKSLHHTMTFCCVPITYNPLSIIHMDLQGTISFAHLENMQVASCGCV from the exons ATGGCATTACTGAATTACTTGTCTTTGGTTGTAATTACTCTTGGTGTCTTTGAGGAGGTGAGCAGCACATCGGTGACACCGCGGGTCTATCCACATCGTCCGCTAACGCAATATGAACTGGATCTGTATGAAATCATGAGGAACGAAGATATGGACCCGTCAAGGAGGACAGAAGAGAGGAGGACAGCAGATACGAGCTTGAACAGTCGTTCGGAAAGGCGAGCAATACAATTTTTGAGTCCACAGTTCG GAAACTTCGGAAGGAGACTGTACTTCGATCTAACCCCCATCCCTACAAATGCTATCATTACCCGTGCGGAAGTGGTCTTTTCTGCCTCCGACTCGGCCACCGAGATTGACGGGATCACATTACAAGATAGTGCCGTTG TGCTGCATGGTAATTCCACAACTTCCGCTTACAAAATTGACGTAAGCGATGCACTTCACACCGAAACTACAAGGGGCCATTCAAACTTTGTGGTGAACGTACAACTCCAGCAGCAAGCCCATTTTCGTTTTCACTCACATGACAGGAGAGTTCAACGTCATCAACCGTTGCTCGCGGTATTTGAAAACATTGACACTGATCCATTCTTAAGAACAACCAATTATGCTCGCGCTCGTAGATCGACTGAAAACAGGCGCAATGACAGTTCAAGTGCACCAACCGAATCGGGGGCATGTCGCCTGCAACCTTGGACTGTGGATTTCGGGGAGATGGGATTAGATATCATAATTCCGACTTCGTACGAAGCAAACGTCTGTGTTGGAAGCTGCGACACACTAGTCGATCAGTCCACATCCAAATGTCATACCTACCTGAAGTCTTTGCACCACACCATGACATTCTGTTGTGTTCCGATCACCTATAACCCTCTCTCTATCATCCACATGGATTTACAAGGAACAATAAGTTTCGCTCATTTGGAAAATATGCAGGTGGCATCTTGCGGCTGTGTGTGA